Sequence from the Neomonachus schauinslandi chromosome 9, ASM220157v2, whole genome shotgun sequence genome:
CTTAATATTAGACCTGGGACAAGAAGTTTGGTTTCTTCTGCTGCCCAGGGCTTTCATTGTATCAAGAGATCACACaagtaaaagaagaacaaaagggacccaggaaaaaggaaaataagaggtaCAGAGGGATGAGGTGGACTACATGGGAATCACACAGTAACCtcccccgcccacacacacaaTATAGATGAAGCTGAGTTTCAATAAATGGCCCCTCAAAGAGGCAAGCATCAAGGGAAGGCAGGGTTGCTGTGCAGAAATGGGCAGCACCTGCTTGGTCTTAACATGGAGATGGGGTTGATAGGCAGCCCCAATGTCTGTTTAGCATATTAGGgctttttgttttcgtttttgtttttacatcaaTAGAAAGAGGCTCTTTTTCCTACTCCACCTGCAGATTGGGGCTGGGGACAGAATGGTTTCAACCCATCCTGCAGTCAGTTCTGGCAGGTTTATGGGGCTCCAATGAGATCTGCAACCAGATTGGAAGTCCAGGTGTCCACCAGGGAGAAGAACCTTATAGGGCACAGTCAGACTCTCTGTGATGCTCCTCCTTACACCATGCCTCAGAAGAAGCCTCTGACAGAAAAATGTCCTGGGGCTCAGGACTCTCAGCTGTGGACCGGTATCTGGGGCTCAGGAGTCCCCCTTCCTCAGGATTCCACTCCAGTGAAGGATCCTCCCCTGTACTCTGGTTGAAGAAAGCCTTCAGCCTTTGGGGCTGCATCCTGTGGGCCACTGCCATGGCCAGGCCGAGCAGCATACAAAGCAGTCCTGGGAATGAGACAACAGGTGTCCCGCCTTGGTGATAGTAATGCTGTCCCAAGGACATCTTCTCCCAAGAGCATCAGAACAACTCAAAGAGAATCGCTGGTATCCCTGTTTCAGGGCAACTTGGGCTCAGAGCAGTGACGGACTTAGGGTCATACAGCTGGTGTGGCTCTCTGTTGTTCTGAGTTTTGGGACTCTAAGCCCAGTGCTCTTTGCATTACAtctcagaagagagagagagagaaaaaaaaagagagaactctgAAAACAGAGAaccctgggggaagggcagaacacagaggaggaGGCATGAGAAAGGGcatgagagaagaggagaagagaagaaattgcAGGACAATTTAAGGCTACGTGaggcagggaaagagaaggaaagcaaaggaatggGTGACACAGAGAAGAGTGTTTGGGGGAAGTGGGCAGGGACATAAGACTGGAAGATTTGGGAAAGAGCTGGGTGAAGAGAGAGTTAGGGGATGAGGGAAATGACAGAGACAGAAGACACGGGGAGTAGGCATCTatggaggagaggcaggtggaACTGGGGAGATAAAACCCAGAGATGAGTAATGTAAGAGGGATGGGGTTTTAATGAGAGGAAAGGCATCCTGGTCCCCAGAGGCAGATCCTCAACCCCCACTAATATGGTGGTCCCTGGCCCTCCTTCCCTGGCCCTAAGCCTTCTGGTGTCTGTCTTCAGGGCTGCACCTCACCTGTGGTCAATGTGATCCAGAAGGCAGGCCCATGGTGAGTGTGCAGCGTAGCAGTACCCAGGTGCAGGGCACAGGGTGGTGTGAGTGATGTGGCCGTGGAGAAGAAGAGCAGTCCCAACAGCTGGAAGATGCCTGTGGCCAGCAGCATGTGGCCACCGTAGACCAGCACGGGCATGGACAGCATCACATTGGCCAGCAGCCAGCAGAGGAATGCCACCCTGGAGAGCCAGGACCCAGTGAAGGCTGGCCTGGACACCTCTACTTGGAAGGGCCCAGGTGGAGGCTCAGGGACCCAAAAATATCCCAAAGATGTGAGATAGGGATTTCTGCCTATAGGTTTCCCAGCCAAGCACCATGGGGCTGGTGCCACCCTGTCCCACCAGGGATTTCCACATAAGTGGAGGAAGATGGGTAGAAACTCCATTCCTGGGTCTAGGCCAGCAGGGCTTCCATCCCACCCTCACCAGAGCATGGCTGAAGTGTAGTGTCCTGCCAGGCGGTACTGGCCATGCAGACCACATGGACTGTTCGGGGTGAATTTCTCAGCCAGGTAGAGCACGGGGTCTGGCAGCCCCTTCTCCAGTGCCTTTGTATACTCCTTAGCATAGTTCTTGCCTAGGCGCCAGGTGAACTCCTCATTATAATTGATGGTCTCATTCAGCTGTTGCACTGGGGTCCCTGGGGAATAGGGCAGTTGTGCTCAGCAGGAACCCAAGGACCAGAGTGGGCATTTGCCTGGGTAGGGGCTCATCACAttgggcagagggacaggagcTGGTCTCAGTCTCTGGAAATTTCCCTTCCTACCATCCCCCCATCCTGTAGATCCAAATTAGATCCCAAAGACACAGCAGAATCTTCTCCTCCCTCACAGGTAAGAGCCATCCCTCACCTTTGAGTGTAATGTTGAGTCCTCCCAGACCAACCTGCAGCCCCACATCAGCGCTGATCCATTCGGAACTGAAGGCTTTGTATGATATGTTGGTGCTGACCTGGCCCACGAACCACTCAGAACTGAAATTcacagctggggtggggagttggACATATGGGAACTCAGGAAGGTCCAGGCATTCCTGGGTTAGAGTCAGAAGGAGAGCTACAAGGGGTCTGGGTCTGTTTTGCTCTTAACTGTATATCCGTTGACTAGCTCAGGGTCTGGCTCATGGTTAGTTTGTCAACAGTATATTTGCCCAAGATGAATAAAGGGGTCAGAATCCAAGATTTCCTTTGGTGACAGTCTGCTTATgccaccccccctccctcccctgaagCAGAAGATGCCATGAGGAAACAAGGAGAGGACAGGCTGACTGCTGAGGGAACTAGATGGGACAGAGGCAGTTGACCAGGATTATACTCACCCAGGATCACAGCCCCAATGAATAAGCTGGTCACCACCCGCAACAGCCAGAACAGCCTCTGAGTCACAGGGTGGGTGGGTTTAGAAGGAACACCCTCCTTCCAAATCCACCCTTCCTCTTTCcagacttgtgtgtgtgtggtggtggtagGGGGATGTTCTAAAACTGAGGTCACTTGGTCAGTTGTGATcaaagtgcctggcatgtaataggtgCTCAATTATTATCCATTGAATCAATGAGTAGGGAACTCCCTCCTGGGGGTGGCGGTGGGTGACACTTTCTCAGGACTGGAGTCTCTTTCCTGAGTCTGGTTGTAGCCAGAGAGTCTGGCCCCCTCACCTTGAGGCCAAGATCTCTCTGGGGCTGGGGTCTCCAGGGTTGGGCTTGTTTCTCACCATCTTGCCCCGAATGCCAGGCAGGATGATGATGAAGGTGATCAGTGCGGTCACAAAGATGGTAATGACGACGGCCAAGGTGGTGTCCATTGGGAAGATCGACTTGTGGCCCACATAGAAGGGGAATGTGTGTCCCAAAGTAGCCATTTTGCTGGGGTTGTGCAGGGGAGGCGTATGCTGTAGGACAATAGATGTGTATGTCtaggtgccaagcactgttcttgGTGCTGAAGATACAGCAGAGCATAAACCAGACCGCGTCCCTCATCTCTGGAGCTCACCAGATGATACCGCTCCTGCCATTTGGCTGCCCCTCTGCCATTCATTTCCCTACGTTTTGACTGTGAGGGAACGGGGGTCTTGGCAATCAGTCTCTGTTGCCCCATGCTCCTTTCCTAACCCGTAGGTCCCCTAAATCAGGGCCACAACCACCCTCGAgtcttctctgcttcctctgggACTGTCTTAGGAAATAtaattctcttttatctttctcaGACCTCCAGCACAATCAGACAGATCACAGGACATAAAAAGATCTATGTTTACTATCAAGTGAAGGCATAAGGGTGAAAGATGGTACAGATTACAACAAGTGGCTTTCCTTCTCAGTCCCCAAAGGAACAAAAGCCAGATAGCTCTGCTAAGTATCTAATCCAACTACATTATCAGAGGGCTGATTCCCAGTTCTGGCACTCCTCGGACTGGTCTGTCCAGCTTTCTCAAGCACCCTGGCTCCTACTCTGGCAACTctagaataaacaaaatcaagTTCACTTCATCTTACAGTCAATGAACCCAGCTCTACCAATATCCCTGTGTGTGATCTGTACTGGGGCCTTGGTTTGCCTGGGAGGCTCCATTATTTACAGTCTGACCTGGTAGTGTCTTGTTAAGCGATGCAGTGAAACAGTAAGTTTGGAGTTGTGCAGCTCTGTGTCTgaattctgcctctgcctcttgcAAGTTACTTGGCCCCTACAGAGACTTGGtttttttacaaaatagaaatgataatatCTACCTCGCAGGGTCATTGTGAGTGTGAAACAAGATTGTGTGTGTAAAGTGCTAAGAATAATACCTGAAACAGAGTGACATCAATAGATGGGAAATAGGGGACATTTTAttactccatttctctctctatcCAATCCTTCTTGGAGGGAACCCTGGGCTAGAATCAGTTCTGGGTCCAGTTCCAGTTCTtcactaattttaaaacattgggCAGTCAAATGACAACATCCCTGgcccttggtttcctcatttgcaatTGGATATGATGATCTCCACGTCCCCTCTAGTTCTAAATTCTGTGATTCTTCTATAATACCTTGTGGAAGGGTCCCAGCCTTCCACTCTCCTCCTAGGCCGGGCCACCTCCTATGCTGTCTCTGGGGGTAGCATAGTGTCAGACAGACAGTTTGAACTTTTAATCCCATCTTTTGGACAAGTCACATaacctctgagtctcagttttcatgtggagttttgctttttttcttaactccTCAATTCTTCCATTCCAGAGGAACAGGTATCTCTTTTCCTCCTAGGCTCTCACTCCAATCCTGCCTGCCTTCACTACCACCTTTCTCATTAGTCATCCCCTTTCTCTTTACAACttttcagcttctctttctctgctggCTGTGTAAATTTCTCCCATCTTAGGCACACAAAGAGAAGGGACTCTGTCCCTTGAACTTCTTAGTTCTTTCCAGCTACTGTCTTATCCCACTCTCCCCTTTTCACAGCCAGGCTTTCTGGAAGAATAGACTATGTTGGTGTTTTCACTGTTTTATCTCCCCAACCCATTGCAATCTGGCTTCTGTCTCTGAGAAGTCTCCGACTTCTCCATTAGGTTACCACATGCTAAATCCAAAGGgaagttttcatttcttatcCTTCTTGACCTCCCTGTGGTATTTGGCATTGTGGAAGTTTCCCTCTTTCTTGTCCTCCTTGGGTCTCCATGACACTATGCTCTCCTGGGTCTGCTGCCTTTGGCCATTCATTTTGTGGCTCCTTTGCTAGTCcttcctccttctgacatatttCTGTTTCCCAGGAGCCTGTCTAGGCTTTTTTCTTCTAGCACTCTTCATGATTCCCTAGGTAAACTCATCTATTTCCATGGCTGTTGCATCTCAAATCTATATCTCCAGGTAGACCTCTTACCTGGGCTCCAAACACAAAAGGTCCAATTACCCTGTTGACATTTTCACTTGGCTTTCACATGGATGCCTCGGATTTAACAGGTCCCACACTGAATTcactctctctgctctgctttttattctgttttctttgtctctttggtggCATCACCACTGtaccaataaaataaatcagaaagctAGACCATCTGACCTCCTAAACATTTCTTGAAGCCATCCATGCATTTCCTTCCCTACTGCCCTAGTTCAGCCTCATTCTATCTTGCCTGGtggcagaacattttttttttctaacaagcaaatataatcattttacttctttgctCTAGGTAAAGTCTAACCTCACAATCACATACAAAATCCTGTTATCTGATCTCACCTACCATTGCATCTCTATCTTTGGCCTAGCCTAACCTCTAGCCATACTCAACTATTGGCCTCTCCCTGAATCTGACATGCTCTTTCAAGTCTTCATGCCTCTGTAGatgctatttcctctgcctggcatgCTCTTACCCCTTAGCAAAGACCTTTTCAcccttcaagtctcagctcatATTACCCCCTCTGTGAAGTTTCCTCTGAAACCATTGGGCCAGTGTGGATGTTCCCACCTCTAATATTCTGATTGCATTTTGAATATACCTCCACGATCACAATAATTacactgtattataattatttgaacATCAATCTCCCCATTAGCTTCTAATCTCCATCTTTGCATCCCCTGCTTGTAGCATATACTAATAAGTCTATGGGTTGAATGAGCGAATATATGAATGAGTTCCTCTCCCTGCTGGTAGCATCTTCTTTTTCACACACAAGAGGGAGCTATGCTCCCTCTGTGCTCTAGACAGTATTAAACTCTCATTCAACATTAATTGAGTGTCACGAATATAGGGCTAAGGATTGGGCAGGAAGGGATTTGACCAACCCTGCCCATTTTTAGTGCTTTCACAAAATTTTCACAGAGCCTCTTCCAATATTTAGAATCCAAAGCATGAATGTTCATGTTTAATTGAATCTGAAACATATATTTCAACTCTAGCTAAAGATAAATAACTAAGAACGTGTGGATTAAGTTATCTTTTATAATATGtgatatgatatttattttatttattggcctAATAATTTTTTATCAATGACATCTAGACTGAAGCCATTACAATTGTGATGGAAGgctatattttttagaaaaggcTATAAAATGTAGAATATCTTGGGTAATAAGGTAGGAAGATAAAGCAAGTTTACTGATCCTATGAATACATATTATATGctgaaatttcaaaaacaaatatttgcaatataaGCAAATAATAGTGTAATGTATTTGGGTTAGCGTTAGATGCTAGCATTAttcctacatatattttaatgggaggttataaaatattttacaagaatGGCTCATCTCTATTAACATGGTGCTTCAAAGAAACACTAACAAAAGGCTCTGTAAGTACAAAAGAACAATGTTAACTTATTTCCAATTCTCCAGAATACTTATTAAAGAtgactaaagaaaaaagatagttggtgaataaaattcacctttttaaatttcttcttgcTTAACTTAATGAATTAGGTTTTCCTTAATCTACATCGCCTAATCTAAAGTTAATTTTGGATGACGCTGATCCcaaattagttttaattattaAGGTAACAGGCCTCCTGCATGAAGTGGTGGGACTGAAATGAAAGTCCTCATGCCCAGCCATCCTGCTTTTCCTACAAAGCTTGTAGTTTCCCTCTGGAACATCTTCCTCCTTGGCTTGCCAAGGAGGCTCTGACAGTAGAATTTCTTCCAATCTGAGAAAAATCTCTTGTCAGTCTTCACTCACTTCTCCCTTAGCTCACCACCACGACTGACAGATATACACAATGGACATGGATATAAATAAGCCAAGATACAGTCAGACATACACCCACAGTTTCACGTAAACAGaaataggacacaaaaagaaAGTAGCTCTCAGTAACATAAAGAACTAGATACATAAACCCTCAATCAGAGGCCCCGGTGACAAAACTGAGGTGCTTTCTCAATGGGCTGGGTCAATCCCCACGCTTTCTCCCTGTCCTGGAGAAGGGAGGGCCactcttttccctttctgaacTCCCTTAAAATACTGAAGCATTTCTAATGCTCAGTTGTGTTTCAGACACAGTTACCTAACCCTTACCTATCTCAGGTTGAAGTGGGGTTCCTATGTGTGTATGAGGGGTGGGCAAGAAATAAAGTTACGTGTCTTTAAGAAAATTCAGCCTAGTACAGGGTCTTCAGCAAAGTTGTCACGTGCTTTCTTAGTGCTCTGTGGCCCCTCTTGTagcctccctctgcccacctcccccatcTTCTGGAACCCAGAAAGACTCCTAATTCTCTACAAAGGGGGGAATGGGTGACACGGCTGGAGTTGCCACGAGCTCTGATTGATGATACACAGCTACTAGaatgtaatattttgtttctttggttggGGTTGATCCCATTCAAAGTTTACAGCTCTGGCTGGCTACAGGGACCCTGTCAGGCACTCCTGTCCCAGCCTCTTCTCATCAAGAAGGCATGTggacatgtgtatgtgtgttgttgCACCAAGGAAAGAATTAAGTGTTGAAATAGAAGATCTGAGGAGTGGGTTGAGGCAGGAATCCCCAGTAAGGGTTGAGGTGAGTAaggagcccggggtgggggggtgggtgggtgctgaATCATGCAAGTCAAACATCTAGGCTCCAGGTAAGCCGAGATAAGGAGTCCATGTCTGTAAACCTAGTGGCATTGATGGATGGCCTCCTCTTAATTTCTTATCAAGCTCTCTTTGAGGAACTCCCACTTGATCTGAACTTGCTCTGGGTGGACGCGGGAACCCGCGGGGCGGTGGCGGCACTCCGACGTCCCCTTCAAAACCCTCCCAGACCGCACCGACCCCAGCAGCCTCATCCCCGCCACTCACACCCGGACCACCATTTCCTACCTTCGCGTCTCGCAAACGATGCGTGCGTGGCAGCCTGAGCCGCCGCTCGCCTCGTCCTTGTGGAACCTCACAAGCAGCGCTCCTGGGGGTGGGATTAGGGCGGGAACCGGGTCCAGACGTTGTCACCGAAAGCTCACTCCCTTTCTCTTGGCGGAGCCCGCTTCCCGTCCCACTCTTCTAATGCACTGAAGGACCAGGCTTCGACCGGACAAACCGGGTCCGGGGTGCTTCCCCGCCCACCGCTGCAAGTCGCTCTCAACCTTCTCAGACCGCACCCGAGGCTCTGAGGCGCTGCCTCCGGTCCTCggcctgggacacaggagggaCGGCGCGCAAGAGCTGTCCCCTCCGCAGCCATCCCTccggctcctcctcctcctgccccctgcccagaaCCCCGGGCGGCTCCGGCACAAACCTAGCGATGCAGTCCGGGGACcggcggggcgcgggcggggcTCGAGCGCCGGAGACCCCGAGAGCTCACGAGGAACCCTGCGGGGGGAGGAGTGGTTGCCACAGACTCTTTCAGGGTCTTAGGACGAGGGCCTTGCTTGGACGCCTGGCCTGGTCTGCCGGCATTGACCGGTCCTCTTGGTCTTGGAGCCCAGCTCCGAAGGTGTGGAGAGTTTGGGGGAGCGCCTCCCCGGTCCCCCCGCACCCGCTTGGCCTCCCGCCCACACCCCAGTCCCGGCAGACTTGCCCTTTTTGCTGTCCAAGTGGCCGCACTAGCCGAGCCCTCGCCAGCGACGGGACAGATCCCCAGCCTGCGCCCTGCGAGCCGGCGCCGTCTCACCTGGCGCGTCCCGGTCCCCTCGGAGCACCTCGGCGGGTCCCCGGCGCGCCGGCTGCTATCCCGCCCCactccgccccgccccgccccgccccgcctcgccTTAGAACCCGGCCGTGCGGTCTCTTCTTCACCGccggccccgcccgccccgcgcaCCGCCGCGGAGGAAGCCGACCGGCAGCGGGCGTCGCGGCCCCGCTGCGAGCCAGGAGGGAGGCAATCCGCACTCCGGGGTCGAGGGACGCCACGGCCACAGGTCAGACCCAGAAGGGCTTCTCCGGCCCGCGGGCCTAGGCGCtccgggggagggagggagctccACTCGCGTGGCTTCGGCGGAGTGTGCCCCAGCTCGGCCACGCTTTCTGAGGGAAGAGGAATTCTAGCCCTGGCCTCACTGCGCCTCCGTTATTAGCCTGACCCTAAAATGGAGCCGGTTCAGGCctattcctcccccaccccaccaccaaaGTTTTAGGTTCTTGGAGAACTGGGAGTGTTGGGTGGCCTAGTTTGCTTGGGCCTAAAGGATCCTAAAGGATCTCTCTGGAGTTCTTCCTGACACAAGCACATGATGCCCGGGAGGGAACTTTGGGCTTTTAGAGTCCAGGCTGCCCCTCAGCCTTCCCTTGGGATCAGGTTGGAATCGCTATGGCCTTGGCTTATatgtcccccaccccagggtcacCACTGTAGGACTTCAGGCTGGAAAAGTAGCCATGTGGGACAAGAACAAGGTAGGCCTGTGTTCTCTCCCTGGTTCTGCCACTGCCTGGGGCTTCACTGCCCTGTCATAAGGTTATGCCTTccaacaaacagggttgctggagtggggggt
This genomic interval carries:
- the DUOXA1 gene encoding dual oxidase maturation factor 1, producing MATLGHTFPFYVGHKSIFPMDTTLAVVITIFVTALITFIIILPGIRGKMRLFWLLRVVTSLFIGAVILAVNFSSEWFVGQVSTNISYKAFSSEWISADVGLQVGLGGLNITLKGTPVQQLNETINYNEEFTWRLGKNYAKEYTKALEKGLPDPVLYLAEKFTPNSPCGLHGQYRLAGHYTSAMLWVAFLCWLLANVMLSMPVLVYGGHMLLATGIFQLLGLLFFSTATSLTPPCALHLGTATLHTHHGPAFWITLTTGLLCMLLGLAMAVAHRMQPQRLKAFFNQSTGEDPSLEWNPEEGGLLSPRYRSTAESPEPQDIFLSEASSEAWCKEEHHRESDCAL